Proteins from a genomic interval of Zingiber officinale cultivar Zhangliang chromosome 1B, Zo_v1.1, whole genome shotgun sequence:
- the LOC121974461 gene encoding uncharacterized protein LOC121974461 isoform X2 yields MILGLKSQVNDKRQNFGETSMPVSLLSKHEGKASNREFDRKLSNGPDNKRPRLDQAESYTTNTQVDDDKARLIKTKRSLDGKRNDRKNFRSGTKIRYDTFSTKMGFPGIDSTFAGNNLLGAYGLKSDLSDITRHIDEVGISELLDGSYRYSNVNAEKGKKLPVVCESMLTSLRKAISLLPHDGLTDNNSNRKGAICLGKPDSSSLIQDCCHPSKFVDESTATKYPNAGDADLYQPKKILEHLAIPSVLDLNTLLEDLCLPSSISKSTKPPKNLHAASLPPFSWSSFHSSACKSADSSKQVSFKHAYQGKWVRIDCNSLLTGDSQNCFLDLEMLTVDSNEDPLQRSSALQDNHLDSSPKFLCGQPSTMEFQTSNCVEGNIPDDTRLEKGSNSSVLAHKQFKLVEDHTNCSSTSLECDNKASGLVRTSESEASLKFQGKNLDLPDHVRSTSKLCSTGVVPKDLHTLNEHVCSASSCSFSCKDAGECSRSLRNLSASNMSRHDYPPRELLAADILLEMARHGRALKFQTEDFGKIRWPKSSPQKATKNHKSISPMGRSEFFRTRNHDSVQTADRPYWEHKLVEKKNDMKNAGGATVKNSAQLEGEGGVSPYKSEKDLQVGARSLHNITVRSGSLIPTTRVGNSYESHQKLRKTTLSSLTVGTYIKDWSRGKNKHE; encoded by the exons ATGATTCTTGGTCTCAAAAGTCAAGTTAATGATAAACGACAAAACTTTGGAGAAACAAGTATGCCAGTTTCATTGTTGTCCAAGCATGAAGGCAAAGCATCTAACAGGGAGTTTGATAGGAAGTTGAGCAACGGTCCTGACAATAAGCGTCCACGTTTAGATCAAGCAGAAAGCTACACAACAAATACTCAAGTTGATGATG ATAAAGCACGGTTGATCAAGACAAAGCGTAGTCTTGATGGTAAAAGAAATGATAGGAAAAACTTCAGATCGGGAACGAAAATCAGATATGATACTTTTTCAACAAAGATGGGGTTTCCTGGCATTGATTCTACTTTTGCAGGAAACAACCTGTTAG GAGCATATGGACTAAAATCTGATCTCTCTGACATCACAAGGCATATTGATGAGGTGGGCATTAGTGAACTTCTTGATGGTAGTTACAGATATTCTAATGTCAATGctgaaaaaggaaagaaactccCAGTTGTCTGTGAAAGTATGTTGACTTCGCTGAGAAAGGCAATCTCTCTTCTTCCCCATGATGGTCTGACAGATAACAATAGCAACAGAAAAGGAGCTATATGCCTCGGTAAACCTGATTCTTCATCACTCATTCAGGATTGTTGCCACCCCAGTAAATTTGTTGATGAATCAACCGCTACTAAG TATCCTAATGCAGGTGATGCTGATCTATATCAGCCAAAGAAAATTCTTGAGCATTTAGCCATTCCTTCAGTATTGGATCTTAATACTCTTCTAGAAGATTTATGTTTGCCTTCATCCATTTCGAAGTCCACTAAGCCCCCCAAAAATCTCCATGCAGCTAGCTTGCCTCCTTTTTCATGGTCTAGTTTTCATAGTTCAGCTTGCAAATCTGCTGATTCCAGTAAACAAGTTTCATTTAAACATGCATATCAGGGTAAATGGGTTAGAATTGATTGCAATTCTCTTCTCACTGGGGACAGCCAGAATTGCTTTTTAGATTTGGAAATGTTAACAGTTGATAGCAATGAAGACCCATTACAAAGGAGTAGTGCTCTTCAAGATAATCATCTAGACTCGTCTCCTAAGTTTCTATGTGGTCAGCCATCAACCATGGAGTTCCAAACATCAAATTGTGTTGAAGGGAATATTCCAGATGATACAAGGTTAGAAAAAGGATCTAACTCATCTGTGTTAGCTCACAAACAATTTAAGTTGGTTGAAGACCACACCAACTGTTCAAGCACCAGCCTGGAATGTGACAACAAAGCTAGTGGCCTGGTTAGAACTTCTGAATCTGAAGCTAGTTTGAAGTTTCAAGGAAAGAATCTAGACTTACCAGATCATGTAAGATCCACATCTAAGTTATGCAGTACTGGAGTTGTCCCGAAAGATCTCCACACACTAAATGAGCATGTCTGCTCTGCTTCTTCATGCTCCTTCAGTTGTAAAGATGCTGGAGAATGCAGCCGAAGTTTACGCAATTTATCTGCTTCAAATATGTCACGACATG ATTATCCGCCACGTGAGCTGCTTGCTGCTGACATATTACTTGAGATGGCAAGGCACGGGCGTGCCCTCAAATTCCAAACTGAAGATTTTGGAAAGATAAGGTGGCCAAAATCTTCTCCGCAGAAGGCCACGAAGAATCATAAGTCAATATCCCCAATGGGGAGATCAGAATTCTTTAGAACGAGGAACCATGATTCTGTTCAAACTGCAGATCGTCCGTATTGGGAACATAAGCTAGTCGAGAAGAAAAATGACATGAAAAATGCTGGTGGAGCAACTGTAAAAAATTCAGCTCAGTTGGAAGGCGAAGGTGGAGTTTCTCCTTACAAATCGGAAAAGGATCTACAGGTTGGTGCAAGGTCATTGCACAATATTACTGTCAGATCAGGGAGTTTGATTCCAACCACACGAGTTGGAAATAGTTATGAAAGTCATCAGAAGCTCAGGAAAACAACGCTATCGTCATTGACAGTTGGGACTTACATCAAAGATTGGAGTCGGGGAAAAAACAAGCATGAATAA
- the LOC121974461 gene encoding uncharacterized protein LOC121974461 isoform X1, with product MILGLKSQVNDKRQNFGETSMPVSLLSKHEGKASNREFDRKLSNGPDNKRPRLDQAESYTTNTQVDDGSIIFQKKLDLKRCSFADKARLIKTKRSLDGKRNDRKNFRSGTKIRYDTFSTKMGFPGIDSTFAGNNLLGAYGLKSDLSDITRHIDEVGISELLDGSYRYSNVNAEKGKKLPVVCESMLTSLRKAISLLPHDGLTDNNSNRKGAICLGKPDSSSLIQDCCHPSKFVDESTATKYPNAGDADLYQPKKILEHLAIPSVLDLNTLLEDLCLPSSISKSTKPPKNLHAASLPPFSWSSFHSSACKSADSSKQVSFKHAYQGKWVRIDCNSLLTGDSQNCFLDLEMLTVDSNEDPLQRSSALQDNHLDSSPKFLCGQPSTMEFQTSNCVEGNIPDDTRLEKGSNSSVLAHKQFKLVEDHTNCSSTSLECDNKASGLVRTSESEASLKFQGKNLDLPDHVRSTSKLCSTGVVPKDLHTLNEHVCSASSCSFSCKDAGECSRSLRNLSASNMSRHDYPPRELLAADILLEMARHGRALKFQTEDFGKIRWPKSSPQKATKNHKSISPMGRSEFFRTRNHDSVQTADRPYWEHKLVEKKNDMKNAGGATVKNSAQLEGEGGVSPYKSEKDLQVGARSLHNITVRSGSLIPTTRVGNSYESHQKLRKTTLSSLTVGTYIKDWSRGKNKHE from the exons ATGATTCTTGGTCTCAAAAGTCAAGTTAATGATAAACGACAAAACTTTGGAGAAACAAGTATGCCAGTTTCATTGTTGTCCAAGCATGAAGGCAAAGCATCTAACAGGGAGTTTGATAGGAAGTTGAGCAACGGTCCTGACAATAAGCGTCCACGTTTAGATCAAGCAGAAAGCTACACAACAAATACTCAAGTTGATGATGGTAGCATTATCTtccaaaaaaaattagatttgaaaAGATGCTCATTTGCTG ATAAAGCACGGTTGATCAAGACAAAGCGTAGTCTTGATGGTAAAAGAAATGATAGGAAAAACTTCAGATCGGGAACGAAAATCAGATATGATACTTTTTCAACAAAGATGGGGTTTCCTGGCATTGATTCTACTTTTGCAGGAAACAACCTGTTAG GAGCATATGGACTAAAATCTGATCTCTCTGACATCACAAGGCATATTGATGAGGTGGGCATTAGTGAACTTCTTGATGGTAGTTACAGATATTCTAATGTCAATGctgaaaaaggaaagaaactccCAGTTGTCTGTGAAAGTATGTTGACTTCGCTGAGAAAGGCAATCTCTCTTCTTCCCCATGATGGTCTGACAGATAACAATAGCAACAGAAAAGGAGCTATATGCCTCGGTAAACCTGATTCTTCATCACTCATTCAGGATTGTTGCCACCCCAGTAAATTTGTTGATGAATCAACCGCTACTAAG TATCCTAATGCAGGTGATGCTGATCTATATCAGCCAAAGAAAATTCTTGAGCATTTAGCCATTCCTTCAGTATTGGATCTTAATACTCTTCTAGAAGATTTATGTTTGCCTTCATCCATTTCGAAGTCCACTAAGCCCCCCAAAAATCTCCATGCAGCTAGCTTGCCTCCTTTTTCATGGTCTAGTTTTCATAGTTCAGCTTGCAAATCTGCTGATTCCAGTAAACAAGTTTCATTTAAACATGCATATCAGGGTAAATGGGTTAGAATTGATTGCAATTCTCTTCTCACTGGGGACAGCCAGAATTGCTTTTTAGATTTGGAAATGTTAACAGTTGATAGCAATGAAGACCCATTACAAAGGAGTAGTGCTCTTCAAGATAATCATCTAGACTCGTCTCCTAAGTTTCTATGTGGTCAGCCATCAACCATGGAGTTCCAAACATCAAATTGTGTTGAAGGGAATATTCCAGATGATACAAGGTTAGAAAAAGGATCTAACTCATCTGTGTTAGCTCACAAACAATTTAAGTTGGTTGAAGACCACACCAACTGTTCAAGCACCAGCCTGGAATGTGACAACAAAGCTAGTGGCCTGGTTAGAACTTCTGAATCTGAAGCTAGTTTGAAGTTTCAAGGAAAGAATCTAGACTTACCAGATCATGTAAGATCCACATCTAAGTTATGCAGTACTGGAGTTGTCCCGAAAGATCTCCACACACTAAATGAGCATGTCTGCTCTGCTTCTTCATGCTCCTTCAGTTGTAAAGATGCTGGAGAATGCAGCCGAAGTTTACGCAATTTATCTGCTTCAAATATGTCACGACATG ATTATCCGCCACGTGAGCTGCTTGCTGCTGACATATTACTTGAGATGGCAAGGCACGGGCGTGCCCTCAAATTCCAAACTGAAGATTTTGGAAAGATAAGGTGGCCAAAATCTTCTCCGCAGAAGGCCACGAAGAATCATAAGTCAATATCCCCAATGGGGAGATCAGAATTCTTTAGAACGAGGAACCATGATTCTGTTCAAACTGCAGATCGTCCGTATTGGGAACATAAGCTAGTCGAGAAGAAAAATGACATGAAAAATGCTGGTGGAGCAACTGTAAAAAATTCAGCTCAGTTGGAAGGCGAAGGTGGAGTTTCTCCTTACAAATCGGAAAAGGATCTACAGGTTGGTGCAAGGTCATTGCACAATATTACTGTCAGATCAGGGAGTTTGATTCCAACCACACGAGTTGGAAATAGTTATGAAAGTCATCAGAAGCTCAGGAAAACAACGCTATCGTCATTGACAGTTGGGACTTACATCAAAGATTGGAGTCGGGGAAAAAACAAGCATGAATAA
- the LOC121974484 gene encoding calcium-dependent protein kinase 10-like isoform X1: MGNTCAGPRNVFFQSVSSVIWRSADAEDAVAGNDVSAALAPISSVTEAPEPVTIHGVGAKPPGALQVAGNPLVAEAPSKKPSRVKRVSSAGLQVDSVLRQKTVNLKDIYNLGKKLGEGQFGTTYFCVEKETSKHYACKSILKRKLITEDDIEDVRREIQIMHHVNGLPNVISIKGAYEDAVAVHVVMELCAGGELFDRIIQKGYYTERKAAELARVIVGVVEACHSMGVMHRDLKPENFLFVNQMEDSPLKTIDFGLSVFFQPGEIFTDVVGSPYYVAPEVLNKSYGPESDVWSAGIIIYILLTGVPPFWAESEQDIFKEVLHGKLNLTSDPWPSISESAKDLLRKILVRDPKKRLTAHEVLCHPWVQTDGAAPDRPLDSAVLTRLKRFSAMNKFKKMALRVIAASLSEDEIAGLKEMFKMIDTDNSGQITFEELKAGLERVGADLKDSEIYELMRSADVDNSGTIDYDEFIAATLHLNKIEKEDHLFAAFQYFDKDGSGYITPDELQQACEEFGVGDVQLEEMIREVDQDNVFKHALPPFFFFVNYRSRSWISDELSVSSNFSVQDGRIDYNEFVEMMQAGNTVFDKRASQNSFTFSFRKL, from the exons ATGGGCAACACATGCGCTGGACCGAGAAATGTCTTCTTTCAATCGGTTTCCAGCGTCATCTGGCGCTCCGCCGACGCGGAAGACGCCGTCGCCGGTAACGACGTCTCTGCCGCTTTGGCTCCGATTTCCTCAGTCACTGAAGCTCCCGAGCCCGTCACGATTCACGGCGTCGGAGCAAAGCCTCCCGGCGCCCTCCAAGTGGCCGGGAACCCGTTGGTGGCCGAAGCCCCTTCCAAGAAGCCCTCCCGAGTAAAGCGAGTCAGCTCTGCCGGCCTCCAGGTGGACTCGGTATTGCGGCAAAAGACGGTGAATTTGAAGGATATTTACAACTTAGGAAAGAAGCTCGGTGAGGGTCAATTCGGCACCACCTACTTCTGTGTCGAGAAGGAAACCAGCAAGCATTACGCTTGCAAATCCATCTTGAAGAGGAAGTTGATCACTGAGGATGACATCGAGGATGTGAGGAGGGAGATCCAGATAATGCACCATGTAAATGGCCTCCCTAATGTCATCTCCATCAAGGGGGCTTATGAAGATGCTGTGGCTGTTCATGTGGTGATGGAGTTGTGTGCAGGCGGTGAGCTATTCGATAGAATAATCCAAAAAGGGTACTATACTGAGCGAAAGGCTGCTGAACTTGCAAGGGTAATTGTTGGGGTTGTGGAAGCTTGCCACTCCATGGGTGTCATGCACAGGGACCTCAAGCCTGAAAATTTTCTTTTCGTAAACCAAATGGAGGACTCACCCCTCAAGACCATTGACTTTGGATTGTCGGTATTCTTTCAACCTG GTGAAATATTCACTGATGTAGTCGGTAGCCCATATTATGTTGCACCGGAAGTCCTGAATAAGAGCTATGGTCCTGAATCAGATGTTTGGAGTGCTGGAATAATAATCTATATTCTTTTGACTGGGGTACCTCCCTTTTGGGCAG AATCCGAACAGGATATTTTTAAAGAGGTTCTGCATGGTAAACTTAACCTGACTTCAGATCCATGGCCAAGTATATCGGAAAGTGCAAAAGATCTTTTAAGAAAAATTCTCGTGAGAGACCCGAAGAAAAGGTTGACTGCCCATGAAGTTCTAT GCCATCCTTGGGTACAAACTGACGGTGCAGCTCCTGATAGACCTCTGGATTCTGCAGTTCTCACCCGCCTGAAAAGGTTCTCGGCAATGAACAAGTTCAAAAAGATGGCGCTTAGG GTTATTGCTGCTAGCCTATCCGAGGATGAAATTGCTGGCCTGAAGGAGATGTTTAAGATGATAGACACAGATAATAGTGGGCAAATAACTTTTGAAGAACTCAAAGCTGGTTTAGAAAGAGTTGGCGCCGATCTCAAGGACTCAGAAATTTACGAGCTTATGAGATCA GCAGACGTAGATAACAGTGGTACCATAGATTACGATGAGTTTATTGCTGCCACACTGCACCTTAACAAGATCGAGAAAGAGGATCACTTATTTGCCGCCTTCCAATATTTCGACAAAGACGGGAGTGGTTACATAACCCCAGATGAACTGCAGCAAGCTTGCGAAGAGTTTGGTGTAGGAGATGTTCAGCTAGAAGAAATGATCAGGGAAGTAGATCAAGATAATGTATTCAAACATGCCctcccccctttttttttttttgtcaattatAGATCGCGAAGTTGGATATCTGATGAACTGTCTGTTTCATCGAATTTTTCTGTGCAGGATGGGCGCATTGACTACAACGAATTCGTCGAAATGATGCAAGCGGGAAACACAGTTTTTGACAAAAGAGCATCGCAAAATAGTTTCACCTTTAGTTTTAGAAAGCTGTGA
- the LOC121974484 gene encoding calcium-dependent protein kinase 10-like isoform X2, translated as MGNTCAGPRNVFFQSVSSVIWRSADAEDAVAGNDVSAALAPISSVTEAPEPVTIHGVGAKPPGALQVAGNPLVAEAPSKKPSRVKRVSSAGLQVDSVLRQKTVNLKDIYNLGKKLGEGQFGTTYFCVEKETSKHYACKSILKRKLITEDDIEDVRREIQIMHHVNGLPNVISIKGAYEDAVAVHVVMELCAGGELFDRIIQKGYYTERKAAELARVIVGVVEACHSMGVMHRDLKPENFLFVNQMEDSPLKTIDFGLSVFFQPGEIFTDVVGSPYYVAPEVLNKSYGPESDVWSAGIIIYILLTGVPPFWAESEQDIFKEVLHGKLNLTSDPWPSISESAKDLLRKILVRDPKKRLTAHEVLCHPWVQTDGAAPDRPLDSAVLTRLKRFSAMNKFKKMALRVIAASLSEDEIAGLKEMFKMIDTDNSGQITFEELKAGLERVGADLKDSEIYELMRSADVDNSGTIDYDEFIAATLHLNKIEKEDHLFAAFQYFDKDGSGYITPDELQQACEEFGVGDVQLEEMIREVDQDNDGRIDYNEFVEMMQAGNTVFDKRASQNSFTFSFRKL; from the exons ATGGGCAACACATGCGCTGGACCGAGAAATGTCTTCTTTCAATCGGTTTCCAGCGTCATCTGGCGCTCCGCCGACGCGGAAGACGCCGTCGCCGGTAACGACGTCTCTGCCGCTTTGGCTCCGATTTCCTCAGTCACTGAAGCTCCCGAGCCCGTCACGATTCACGGCGTCGGAGCAAAGCCTCCCGGCGCCCTCCAAGTGGCCGGGAACCCGTTGGTGGCCGAAGCCCCTTCCAAGAAGCCCTCCCGAGTAAAGCGAGTCAGCTCTGCCGGCCTCCAGGTGGACTCGGTATTGCGGCAAAAGACGGTGAATTTGAAGGATATTTACAACTTAGGAAAGAAGCTCGGTGAGGGTCAATTCGGCACCACCTACTTCTGTGTCGAGAAGGAAACCAGCAAGCATTACGCTTGCAAATCCATCTTGAAGAGGAAGTTGATCACTGAGGATGACATCGAGGATGTGAGGAGGGAGATCCAGATAATGCACCATGTAAATGGCCTCCCTAATGTCATCTCCATCAAGGGGGCTTATGAAGATGCTGTGGCTGTTCATGTGGTGATGGAGTTGTGTGCAGGCGGTGAGCTATTCGATAGAATAATCCAAAAAGGGTACTATACTGAGCGAAAGGCTGCTGAACTTGCAAGGGTAATTGTTGGGGTTGTGGAAGCTTGCCACTCCATGGGTGTCATGCACAGGGACCTCAAGCCTGAAAATTTTCTTTTCGTAAACCAAATGGAGGACTCACCCCTCAAGACCATTGACTTTGGATTGTCGGTATTCTTTCAACCTG GTGAAATATTCACTGATGTAGTCGGTAGCCCATATTATGTTGCACCGGAAGTCCTGAATAAGAGCTATGGTCCTGAATCAGATGTTTGGAGTGCTGGAATAATAATCTATATTCTTTTGACTGGGGTACCTCCCTTTTGGGCAG AATCCGAACAGGATATTTTTAAAGAGGTTCTGCATGGTAAACTTAACCTGACTTCAGATCCATGGCCAAGTATATCGGAAAGTGCAAAAGATCTTTTAAGAAAAATTCTCGTGAGAGACCCGAAGAAAAGGTTGACTGCCCATGAAGTTCTAT GCCATCCTTGGGTACAAACTGACGGTGCAGCTCCTGATAGACCTCTGGATTCTGCAGTTCTCACCCGCCTGAAAAGGTTCTCGGCAATGAACAAGTTCAAAAAGATGGCGCTTAGG GTTATTGCTGCTAGCCTATCCGAGGATGAAATTGCTGGCCTGAAGGAGATGTTTAAGATGATAGACACAGATAATAGTGGGCAAATAACTTTTGAAGAACTCAAAGCTGGTTTAGAAAGAGTTGGCGCCGATCTCAAGGACTCAGAAATTTACGAGCTTATGAGATCA GCAGACGTAGATAACAGTGGTACCATAGATTACGATGAGTTTATTGCTGCCACACTGCACCTTAACAAGATCGAGAAAGAGGATCACTTATTTGCCGCCTTCCAATATTTCGACAAAGACGGGAGTGGTTACATAACCCCAGATGAACTGCAGCAAGCTTGCGAAGAGTTTGGTGTAGGAGATGTTCAGCTAGAAGAAATGATCAGGGAAGTAGATCAAGATAAT GATGGGCGCATTGACTACAACGAATTCGTCGAAATGATGCAAGCGGGAAACACAGTTTTTGACAAAAGAGCATCGCAAAATAGTTTCACCTTTAGTTTTAGAAAGCTGTGA